Proteins encoded together in one Jaculus jaculus isolate mJacJac1 chromosome 7, mJacJac1.mat.Y.cur, whole genome shotgun sequence window:
- the LOC123462184 gene encoding glutamine synthetase-like, with product MATSASSNLNKGIKQMYMALPQGEKVQAMYVCIDGTGEGLRCKTHTLDCEPKCVEELPGWNFDGSSTFQSEGSNSDMYLLPVAMFRDPFCKDPNKLVSYEVFKYNRKPAETNLRHTCKRIMDMVRNQHPWFGMEQEYTLMGTDGHPFGWPSNGFPGPQGPYCCGMGADKAYGRDIVEAHYRACLYAGVKITGTNAEVMPAQWEFQIGPCEGIRMGDHLWVARFILHRVCEDFGVIATFDPKPIPGNWNGAGCHTNFNTKAMREENGLKYIEEAIEKLSKWHQYHIRAYDPKGGLDNARRLTGFHETSNINDFSAGVANRSARIRIPQSVSQEKRGYFEDRRPSANCDPFAVTETIIRTCLLD from the coding sequence atggccacctcaGCAAGTTCCAACTTGAACAAAGGCATCAAACAGATGTACATGGCCCTGCCTCAAGGTGAGAAAGTCCAAGCCATGTATGTCTGTATCGATGGTACCGGAGAAGGGCTGCGCTGCAAGACCCACACCCTGGACTGTGAGCCCAAGTGTGTAGAAGAGTTGCCGGGATGGAATTTTGATGGCTCTAGCACTTTCCAGTCTGAAGGCTCCAACAGTGACATGTACCTCCTCCCAGTTGCCATGTTCCGTGACCCTTTCTGCAAGGATCCCAACAAGCTGGTGTCCTATGAAGTTTTCAAGTATAATCGGAAGCCTGCCGAAACCAATTTAAGGCACACCTGTAAGCGGATCATGGACATGGTCAGAAACCAGCACCCCTGGTTTGGAATGGAGCAGGAATATACTCTCATGGGGACGGATGGGCACCCctttggttggccttccaatggcTTCCCTGGGCCCCAAGGCCCGTATTGCTGTGGCATGGGAGCTgacaaagcctatggcagagacaTCGTGGAGGCTCACTACCGGGCCTGCTTGTATGCCGGAGTCAAGATCACAGGAACAAATGCCGAGGTCATGCCTGCCCAGTGGGAATTCCAAATTGGACCCTGTGAAGGAATCCGCATGGGAGATCACCTGTGGGTGGCCCGCTTTATCTTACATCGTGTATGTGAAGACTTTGGCGTGATTGCAACCTTTGACCCTAAGCCCATTCCTGGGAACTGGAATGGCGCAGGCTGCCATACCAACTTCAACACAAAGGCCATGCGGGAGGAGAATGGCCTGAAGTACATTGAGGAGGCCATTGAGAAACTCAGCAAGTGGCACCAGTACCACATCCGTGCCTACGATCCCAAGGGAGGCCTGGACAATGCCCGACGCCTGACTGGCTTCCACGAGACCTCCAACATCAACGACTTTTCCGCCGGTGTTGCCAACCGCAGTGCCAGGATCCGCATTCCCCAGTCTGTCAGCCAGGAGAAGAGGGGTTATTTCGAAGACCGGCGCCCTTCTGCCAACTGCGACCCCTTTGCAGTGACAGAGACCATCATCCGTACGTGTCTTCTCGACTAA